A genomic region of Methanothermobacter thermautotrophicus str. Delta H contains the following coding sequences:
- the cdhA gene encoding CO dehydrogenase/acetyl-CoA synthase complex subunit alpha, with protein sequence MIDVAPESKKAKDLKGDFWDAKNIQISIGEIITEEKPPEEEVKGPKPRPHVTDLRSWDMKLLERYEPFYAPFCDMCCLCTYGKCELLGKKGACGIDAATQQARTVLLACLIGTAAHAGHARHLVDHLIERLGEDYKIDLGSNVDIEAPITRTVMGKRPATLGDLREVMDYAEEQMSHLLSACHTGQEGDSKDFESKAFHAGLMDDLTREVADLAQIVALDLPKGDEDAPLVELGFGTIDTEKPVVLCIGHNVLPGADIVDYLDENEMEDQVEVCGICCAAIDVTRYNEAAKVVGPLSKQLRFIRSGVADVIVVDEQCVRTDVLEEALKNRSAVIATTDKMCLGLPDMTDEDPDKIVNDLINGNIEGALILDPEKVGEVAVKTAMKLAPIRKSLKKLPDIDEIIELASECTDCGWCQRVCPNSLPVMDAVKKAADGDLSKLEEMAIEELCYTCGRCEQECERNIPIVSMVTKAGERRVKDEKYRIRAGRGPAQDVEIRRVGAPIVLGDIPGVVAFVGCSNYPEGGKDVALMAKEFLERNYIVVTTGCGAMSIGEYRDEDGQTLYEKYGGQFDAKGLVNMGSCVSNAHVSGAAIKIANIFAQKPLEGNFEEIADYILNRVGACGVAWGAYSQKAAAIATGVNRWGIPVVLGPHGSKYRRLFLGRADDEEKWKLKDLRTGEVIDGEPAPEHLLYAAENREEATVMIAKLCIRPTDTPKGRQMKLSNYIDLHRKYLGTIPDDIDRFIRTEKDIPIVYKRDVMKILEEKNWKPRELPKEPSLLER encoded by the coding sequence GTGATAGATGTGGCGCCTGAATCAAAAAAAGCCAAAGACCTTAAAGGGGATTTCTGGGATGCCAAGAACATCCAGATATCCATAGGAGAAATAATAACTGAGGAAAAGCCTCCTGAGGAAGAGGTTAAGGGCCCTAAACCCCGTCCCCACGTGACTGACCTGAGATCATGGGACATGAAACTGCTTGAAAGGTACGAACCATTCTACGCACCATTCTGTGACATGTGCTGTCTCTGCACCTACGGTAAATGTGAACTTCTCGGGAAGAAGGGAGCATGTGGTATAGACGCAGCCACACAGCAGGCAAGGACGGTGCTGCTGGCATGTCTGATAGGGACAGCCGCCCATGCAGGACACGCAAGGCACCTGGTGGACCACCTCATAGAGAGGCTTGGAGAGGATTATAAGATAGACCTAGGCAGCAACGTGGATATAGAGGCACCAATAACACGGACGGTGATGGGTAAGAGACCCGCCACACTCGGGGACCTGAGGGAGGTGATGGACTACGCTGAGGAACAGATGTCCCACCTCCTTTCAGCCTGTCACACGGGACAGGAGGGGGACAGCAAGGACTTTGAATCAAAGGCATTCCACGCTGGCCTCATGGATGACCTTACAAGGGAAGTTGCAGACCTGGCCCAGATAGTGGCCCTGGACCTTCCAAAGGGTGACGAGGACGCACCCCTGGTTGAACTTGGATTCGGGACCATAGATACAGAGAAACCGGTTGTTCTCTGCATAGGCCACAACGTGCTGCCAGGCGCAGACATAGTTGACTACCTTGATGAGAATGAAATGGAGGACCAGGTTGAGGTCTGCGGAATCTGCTGTGCAGCAATAGACGTGACCAGGTACAATGAGGCAGCAAAGGTTGTAGGTCCACTATCAAAACAGCTCCGCTTCATAAGAAGTGGCGTTGCAGATGTGATAGTGGTTGACGAACAGTGCGTCAGGACAGATGTACTGGAGGAGGCCCTCAAGAACAGGTCAGCGGTCATCGCCACAACAGATAAGATGTGCCTTGGACTCCCTGACATGACCGATGAGGACCCTGATAAAATCGTGAATGACCTGATAAACGGTAACATAGAGGGCGCCCTGATACTGGACCCTGAAAAGGTGGGTGAGGTGGCTGTTAAGACTGCGATGAAACTTGCACCCATCAGGAAATCCCTCAAAAAGCTGCCAGATATTGATGAGATAATCGAGCTGGCATCAGAGTGCACAGACTGTGGCTGGTGCCAGAGGGTCTGCCCCAACAGCCTCCCGGTCATGGACGCCGTGAAGAAGGCAGCGGATGGTGACCTCAGCAAACTTGAGGAGATGGCCATTGAGGAGCTCTGCTACACCTGTGGACGCTGCGAACAGGAATGTGAAAGGAACATACCCATAGTATCCATGGTTACAAAGGCAGGTGAGAGGCGGGTCAAGGACGAAAAATACAGGATAAGGGCTGGAAGGGGACCGGCCCAGGACGTTGAGATAAGGAGGGTCGGAGCACCAATCGTCCTGGGGGATATACCCGGAGTGGTGGCATTTGTGGGCTGCTCAAACTACCCTGAGGGTGGAAAGGACGTCGCACTGATGGCAAAGGAGTTCCTTGAGAGGAACTACATCGTGGTAACAACAGGCTGCGGAGCAATGTCCATAGGCGAATACAGGGACGAGGACGGTCAGACGCTCTATGAAAAATATGGTGGACAGTTCGATGCAAAGGGACTCGTCAACATGGGGTCATGCGTCTCAAATGCACACGTATCAGGAGCAGCCATAAAGATAGCCAACATATTCGCACAGAAACCCCTTGAAGGTAACTTTGAGGAGATAGCAGACTACATACTGAACCGTGTGGGTGCCTGTGGGGTTGCCTGGGGTGCCTACTCCCAGAAGGCGGCTGCCATAGCAACCGGTGTGAACAGATGGGGAATACCCGTCGTCCTGGGTCCGCACGGATCAAAGTATCGCAGGCTCTTCCTTGGAAGGGCAGATGATGAGGAGAAGTGGAAGCTGAAGGACCTCAGAACAGGTGAGGTTATCGATGGGGAGCCAGCACCCGAGCACCTCCTCTACGCAGCAGAGAACCGGGAGGAGGCAACGGTCATGATAGCCAAGCTATGCATAAGGCCAACAGACACACCCAAGGGCCGTCAGATGAAACTCAGCAACTACATAGACCTTCACAGGAAATATCTTGGCACCATCCCGGACGATATAGACAGGTTCATAAGGACCGAGAAGGACATCCCGATAGTCTACAAGAGGGATGTCATGAAGATCCTTGAGGAGAAAAACTGGAAACCCAGGGAGCTTCCAAAGGAACCCTCACTCCTGGAGAGGTGA
- the acsC gene encoding acetyl-CoA decarbonylase/synthase complex subunit gamma, with translation MQVTAMDVYRLLPKTNCGKCNEASCMAFATKLIEKEVTLDDCPQLSGDERQKLENLLAPAVKEITFGPEENQVVVGGDEVLYRYELTYYNPTALVVDLPDDLPSEELLNRAQRIMELEFERTGEKLTLDAIALRNRSGSPEKFAEAAEAISKLNFPVVLCTFDVEAMKAALEVLGDQKPLLYAAREDNLGEMAELSVSYGCPLVLFSPGDLEEMKNLSRRLRSLGVTEIVLDPGTFTGEGIGDTIDNFVMIRRLAVEDGDDDFRFPIMGIPALSRLTVSDKIEANIREATVAATLMNRYADILILAGTEIWEIMPVLTLRQGLYTDPRKPQAVDPGVYEFGDVDENSPVILTTNFSLTYYTVEGDLKSGDVTAYLLVLDTEGRAVDVSLAGGQLNGPAVADLIKETGIEERVRDKVMIIPGLAAPASGEIEDDTGWRVLVGPRDSSGIPDYLDKLASE, from the coding sequence TTGCAGGTCACTGCCATGGATGTATACCGTTTACTTCCAAAAACAAACTGTGGTAAATGCAATGAGGCCTCATGCATGGCATTTGCCACAAAACTCATAGAAAAGGAGGTCACCCTTGATGACTGCCCACAGCTCAGTGGAGATGAAAGACAGAAACTGGAGAACCTTCTGGCCCCTGCTGTGAAGGAAATAACCTTCGGGCCGGAGGAGAATCAGGTGGTTGTGGGTGGTGATGAGGTCCTCTACAGGTATGAACTCACATACTACAATCCAACAGCCCTTGTGGTTGATCTTCCAGATGATCTTCCATCAGAGGAGCTCCTGAACAGAGCCCAAAGGATCATGGAGCTGGAGTTTGAGCGTACCGGCGAAAAACTCACTCTCGATGCAATAGCCCTGAGGAACAGATCAGGGAGCCCTGAAAAATTTGCCGAGGCAGCAGAAGCCATAAGCAAACTCAACTTCCCTGTGGTCCTGTGCACCTTCGATGTAGAGGCCATGAAGGCGGCCCTTGAGGTCCTGGGTGATCAGAAACCGCTCCTCTACGCCGCCAGGGAGGACAACCTTGGTGAAATGGCGGAACTCTCAGTTTCATACGGCTGCCCCCTCGTGCTTTTCTCACCCGGCGACCTTGAGGAGATGAAGAACCTCTCAAGGAGACTCAGGTCCCTGGGAGTCACTGAAATTGTGCTTGACCCCGGCACATTCACGGGTGAGGGGATAGGTGACACCATAGACAACTTCGTCATGATAAGGCGCCTTGCAGTTGAGGACGGGGATGATGACTTCCGCTTCCCAATCATGGGCATACCTGCACTCTCAAGGCTCACGGTATCCGATAAAATCGAGGCAAACATAAGGGAGGCCACAGTGGCAGCCACCCTCATGAACAGGTACGCTGACATCCTCATACTCGCCGGAACCGAGATATGGGAGATCATGCCGGTCCTAACACTCAGACAGGGACTCTACACCGACCCGAGGAAGCCCCAGGCCGTTGATCCAGGTGTCTATGAATTCGGTGATGTTGATGAGAACTCCCCGGTTATACTCACAACCAACTTCTCACTCACCTACTACACGGTTGAGGGGGATCTCAAGTCAGGTGATGTTACAGCATACCTCCTCGTCCTTGATACAGAGGGCAGGGCCGTGGACGTTTCACTGGCAGGTGGACAGCTCAATGGTCCGGCAGTGGCTGACCTCATAAAGGAGACAGGTATAGAGGAGCGGGTCAGGGACAAGGTCATGATAATCCCTGGACTTGCAGCTCCTGCAAGCGGTGAGATAGAGGATGA
- the cdhC gene encoding CO dehydrogenase/CO-methylating acetyl-CoA synthase complex subunit beta, producing MFEDIPVDVSPMHEGERIRSANMFVELAGPKSIGAELVQVKDEVEDGKVEVKGPEIDEMEQGQVYPFAINVEVAGSELEEELESVIERRLHELCNYVKGFMHLNQRDQIWCRVSTEAKDAGFRLEHLGKALSVLFREEFPIIESIAVTLMTDEAAVQEFLETAREKYETRDSRARELSDEDVDVFYGCLMCQSFAPTHVCIVTPDRTALCGAINWFDCRAAYKMDPDGPIFEIEKGEVLDPERGEYANVNAAVEENSQGTTDRVYLHSVFGYPHTSCGCFEAVAFYIPELDGIGIVNRDFRGETPLGIPFSAMAGQCSGGKQVEGFSGLSLEYMRSPKFLQADGGYHRVIWMPRELKESVLEFIPEDVRDKIATEEDATSIKDLRRFLRDNEHPVLERAAVEETEPEEEEVEEAYPEETPIPEGVPVMAAPEMTLPAAGGFRIVLKNAKIYAEKVIIKRK from the coding sequence ATGTTTGAAGACATACCAGTCGATGTAAGTCCCATGCATGAGGGGGAGAGGATAAGATCAGCCAACATGTTCGTTGAACTGGCAGGTCCCAAATCCATCGGAGCAGAACTGGTCCAGGTTAAGGACGAGGTCGAGGACGGAAAGGTGGAGGTCAAGGGGCCCGAGATAGATGAAATGGAACAGGGCCAGGTGTACCCCTTCGCCATAAACGTTGAGGTAGCTGGCAGTGAACTCGAGGAGGAACTTGAAAGCGTCATCGAGAGGAGGCTCCATGAGCTCTGCAACTATGTTAAGGGATTCATGCACCTCAACCAGAGGGACCAGATATGGTGTCGTGTGAGTACAGAGGCAAAGGATGCAGGTTTCAGGCTCGAACACCTCGGAAAGGCGCTCTCGGTCCTCTTCAGGGAGGAGTTCCCCATAATCGAATCAATAGCAGTAACACTCATGACAGATGAGGCAGCGGTCCAGGAATTCCTTGAGACAGCAAGGGAGAAGTATGAGACCAGGGACTCAAGGGCAAGGGAACTTTCAGATGAGGACGTTGATGTCTTCTATGGATGTCTCATGTGTCAGTCCTTCGCACCCACACATGTATGCATAGTAACACCAGACAGGACAGCCCTCTGCGGCGCCATAAACTGGTTCGACTGCCGTGCAGCATACAAGATGGACCCTGACGGCCCGATATTCGAAATTGAAAAGGGTGAAGTCCTGGACCCTGAGAGGGGAGAATATGCAAATGTTAACGCTGCAGTAGAAGAAAATTCCCAGGGCACAACAGATAGGGTATACCTCCACAGTGTCTTCGGTTACCCACACACATCCTGCGGATGCTTCGAGGCAGTGGCATTCTACATACCTGAACTTGATGGTATAGGTATTGTTAACAGGGACTTCAGGGGAGAAACGCCCCTCGGGATACCATTCTCAGCAATGGCCGGGCAGTGTTCAGGAGGAAAACAGGTTGAAGGTTTCTCAGGTCTCAGCCTTGAATACATGAGGTCACCCAAATTCCTCCAGGCAGACGGAGGATACCACAGGGTGATCTGGATGCCAAGGGAGCTCAAGGAATCTGTTCTGGAATTCATCCCGGAAGACGTCCGGGACAAGATTGCAACGGAGGAGGATGCAACATCAATAAAGGATCTCAGAAGATTCCTGAGGGATAATGAACACCCTGTCCTTGAAAGGGCGGCCGTTGAAGAAACTGAACCCGAAGAAGAGGAGGTTGAGGAGGCATACCCTGAGGAGACCCCGATTCCAGAGGGGGTCCCTGTAATGGCAGCACCTGAGATGACCCTCCCTGCAGCCGGAGGATTCAGAATAGTCCTCAAGAATGCAAAGATCTACGCTGAGAAGGTAATAATAAAGCGCAAATAA
- the cdhD gene encoding CO dehydrogenase/acetyl-CoA synthase subunit delta, whose product MDKLTELLKLLQNTESIEINEFRMDVEELELYLMPAVQQAIQKTVEVREAVEALPAEEFNPPIRSYPGEVAQVKLGEGTRKSVYLGGQKALYRFEEPQPNPPVVTFDVFDIPMPGLPRPIREHFSDVMEDPGDWARKAVKEYGANMVTIHLIGTGPKVMDKSPREAAKDIEEVLQAVDVPLVIGGSGDPEKDPLVLEKAAEAAEGERCLLASANLDLDYRKVARAALDHNHAVLSWAITDVNMQKTLNRYLLKEGLKREDIVMDPTTCALGYGIEFSIDVITRTRLAALKGDSDLQMPMSSGTTNAWGSREAWMKKDEWGPTDYRGPLWEIVTGLTMMLSGVDIFMMLHPTSVRLLREIGETFTREYMTAETPDLREWITELDYQEV is encoded by the coding sequence ATGGATAAATTAACGGAACTTCTGAAACTACTTCAGAATACGGAATCCATCGAGATAAACGAGTTCAGGATGGATGTTGAGGAACTGGAACTCTACCTGATGCCTGCAGTCCAGCAGGCCATACAGAAAACAGTTGAGGTGAGGGAGGCTGTCGAGGCACTGCCCGCGGAGGAGTTCAACCCACCCATAAGGTCATACCCCGGTGAGGTTGCCCAGGTAAAGCTTGGTGAGGGCACCCGCAAAAGTGTTTACCTTGGGGGGCAGAAGGCCCTCTACAGGTTCGAGGAGCCACAGCCAAACCCGCCGGTTGTCACATTTGACGTATTTGACATACCCATGCCTGGACTGCCGAGGCCAATAAGGGAACACTTCAGTGACGTCATGGAGGACCCGGGGGACTGGGCACGGAAGGCCGTGAAGGAATACGGCGCCAACATGGTCACAATACACCTCATAGGAACAGGCCCCAAGGTCATGGACAAATCACCCAGGGAGGCCGCAAAGGATATCGAGGAGGTCCTCCAGGCAGTGGACGTCCCACTGGTGATAGGGGGATCCGGGGACCCTGAAAAGGACCCCCTGGTCCTTGAAAAGGCTGCAGAGGCAGCTGAAGGTGAAAGGTGCCTCCTTGCATCTGCCAACCTTGACCTGGACTACAGGAAGGTTGCAAGGGCAGCCCTTGACCACAACCATGCGGTCCTCTCATGGGCCATCACAGACGTCAACATGCAGAAGACCCTCAACCGTTACCTGCTTAAGGAGGGACTTAAACGTGAGGACATCGTCATGGACCCAACAACATGTGCCCTGGGTTACGGTATAGAATTCTCAATAGACGTCATCACAAGGACCCGGCTGGCAGCCCTCAAGGGGGATTCTGATCTCCAGATGCCAATGTCCTCAGGTACCACAAACGCCTGGGGTTCAAGGGAGGCCTGGATGAAGAAGGATGAATGGGGACCCACAGATTACAGGGGGCCCCTCTGGGAAATCGTAACCGGACTTACCATGATGCTCTCAGGTGTGGACATATTCATGATGCTACACCCCACCTCAGTCAGACTGCTGCGGGAGATAGGTGAAACCTTCACAAGGGAGTACATGACAGCTGAAACACCTGACCTGAGGGAATGGATAACTGAACTTGACTACCAGGAGGTTTAA
- the cdhB gene encoding CO dehydrogenase/acetyl-CoA synthase complex subunit epsilon, whose translation MIVLNDRIIPWQPTVIAGPKQAMLVTPETATMMIKKARRPLMVVGPLAKRQEVLEHTVKIIRHFDLPVVATADTYRALSEAGIESEPHGIVEITNLLKDPSWEGIRGEGQHDLVIFIGCIYYIASQGLSSLKHFAPHIKTLTICKTFHSNADASFPNMDDDEWFRYLEKMYAE comes from the coding sequence GTGATAGTCTTGAATGACAGAATAATACCATGGCAGCCCACTGTTATAGCCGGGCCAAAACAGGCAATGCTCGTAACACCCGAAACTGCGACCATGATGATAAAAAAGGCCAGGAGGCCACTTATGGTTGTAGGGCCACTCGCCAAGCGCCAGGAAGTGCTTGAACATACGGTTAAAATCATAAGGCACTTCGATTTACCGGTGGTAGCAACGGCAGACACCTACAGGGCACTGAGTGAGGCCGGCATAGAATCAGAGCCCCACGGTATCGTGGAGATAACAAACCTCCTGAAGGACCCCTCCTGGGAGGGTATCCGCGGTGAGGGCCAGCATGACCTTGTAATATTCATAGGCTGCATATACTACATCGCATCCCAGGGCCTATCAAGCCTCAAACACTTCGCACCACATATAAAGACACTCACAATATGCAAGACATTCCACTCAAATGCAGATGCATCATTCCCGAACATGGATGATGATGAATGGTTCAGATACCTTGAGAAGATGTATGCTGAATGA
- a CDS encoding AAA family ATPase — MIIAVSGKGGTGKTMFSASLIRVLASTGADVLAIDADPDSNLPEALGVPVSGTVGDVREQLKRDTAAGRIPPSANKWDMLDYRIMASITETRDFDLLVMGRPEGSGCYCAVNTMLRRIIENIAENYDYIVIDTEAGLEHLSRRTTQNVDIMIVVTDPSKRGILTARRIVELSQELEIKFKKVFLVLNRVREGDLDRLELDDGLEVIGVIPEDPLVSSYDMEGRPLYELPEDSESFRAIKKVAEKILSL, encoded by the coding sequence GTGATAATAGCAGTAAGTGGCAAGGGCGGCACGGGAAAAACGATGTTCTCAGCTTCCCTCATAAGGGTCCTGGCATCAACGGGTGCAGATGTGCTTGCAATAGATGCTGACCCGGACTCAAACCTCCCTGAGGCCCTGGGGGTTCCGGTCAGCGGCACCGTGGGTGATGTCAGGGAACAGCTCAAGAGGGACACGGCTGCAGGCAGGATACCCCCATCGGCGAACAAGTGGGACATGCTCGACTACAGGATAATGGCCTCCATAACCGAAACCAGGGACTTTGACCTCCTTGTCATGGGCCGCCCGGAGGGAAGTGGCTGCTACTGCGCAGTCAACACCATGCTGCGAAGGATAATCGAGAACATAGCAGAGAACTATGACTACATAGTCATAGATACCGAGGCCGGCCTTGAGCACCTCAGCAGGAGGACAACCCAGAACGTTGACATAATGATAGTTGTAACCGACCCGTCAAAGAGGGGGATACTCACCGCAAGGAGGATAGTCGAACTCTCACAGGAACTTGAGATAAAATTCAAGAAGGTCTTCCTGGTCCTCAACAGGGTAAGGGAGGGGGACCTTGACAGACTGGAGCTGGATGATGGCCTTGAGGTCATAGGTGTCATACCTGAGGACCCCCTTGTCTCCAGTTACGACATGGAGGGCAGACCACTCTATGAGTTACCTGAGGATTCTGAATCATTCAGGGCCATAAAAAAGGTTGCAGAGAAGATTTTAAGTTTATAG